In Silene latifolia isolate original U9 population chromosome 3, ASM4854445v1, whole genome shotgun sequence, a single window of DNA contains:
- the LOC141648233 gene encoding uncharacterized protein LOC141648233: MAAPYSAPNLEDFKEFDYQQKFDYFAEYLHNDELRNGNAGPFEEHVVRDVIAMRALMKSDVVYTISEVYHLTALHNLQQGEIWSGQYARCANSLSKNAQTKLVSTAANWYLNFKVLLKKEKLPVSRTPKPSSNRSSASGSRSH, translated from the exons ATGGCCGCCCCGTATTCGGCCCCAAATCTGGAAGATTTCAAAGAGTTTGACTATCAGCAAAAATTTGATTATTTTGCCGAGTATCTCCATAACGATGAGCTTCGCAATGGAAATGCAGGACCTTTTGAGGAACATGTTGTTCGTGATGTTATAGCGATGCGGGCTCTGATGAAATCAGATGTTGTGTACACCATATCAGAAGTGTATCATCTCACTGCTCTTCACAATTTGCAGCAGGGGGAGATATGGTCGGGTCAATATGCTCGCTGTGCTAACTCCCTCTCCAAAAACGCCCAAACTAAATTAGTAAGCACAGCAGCAAACTGGTACCTTAACTTCAAG GTCCTGTTGAAGAAGGAAAAGCTTCCTGTCTCACGCACTCCCAAACCATCAAGCAACCGCTCCTCTGCCTCCGGCTCACGCTCTCACTAA
- the LOC141649841 gene encoding auxin-responsive protein SAUR66-like — protein sequence MIGTKKLIKMARKWQRIAIASRKRVSWPRPVTDEGHFVVYTTDGRRFMIPLTYLKTDIFRELLKMAEEEFGIAASGPITLPCDSSFMGYIISMIQKHVAKDLENALIASLSSCRYSSIVEHQQQSSQQQLFISSF from the coding sequence ATGATCGGTACAAAGAAGCTCATCAAGATGGCAAGGAAGTGGCAAAGAATAGCCATTGCCAGCAGGAAGAGGGTTTCCTGGCCAAGACCAGTGACCGATGAAGGTCACTTTGTTGTTTACACAACTGATGGAAGACGGTTCATGATTCCGTTGACGTATCTAAAGACTGATATTTTTAGGGAACTATTAAAAATGGCAGAGGAAGAATTCGGCATAGCTGCTTCAGGGCCAATTACGTTGCCTTGTGATTCGAGTTTCATGGGGTATATCATCTCTATGATCCAAAAGCATGTGGCGAAGGACTTGGAGAATGCATTGATTGCATCTTTGTCTAGCTGCAGATACTCATCAATAGTTGAACATCAACAGCAAAGTAGCCAACAACAATTGTTCATCTCTAGTTTCTAA